The following proteins are co-located in the Noviherbaspirillum sp. UKPF54 genome:
- a CDS encoding DUF1631 family protein — translation MADTEYKRLLDSAKDRAFFGFLALIQRAMQDADKAAGTQQAAASGLSQSALMSLRHFLRQDSSVLLRRVETLLRTYLDRAMQTMYVDLRPGLHNVTADDLSLIDDEAVNLQIEVGRLAQRMRDADAEGIGRLNVIISQMHGHHDAKERENPFRPYLLARVLYEAVRDTVGDEAKVRLLFEHLAEALLPHLPGYYGAIRQVFESSGVHGKFIAQQSRAAHFQRYYGAPAAGASAQFASRVIPELQRMVEVLQQNASAHDIAGGQTVHDMIRAMLGAARPAPRGAAGTARSGMVDAAGQGSASLAARLGEYQKKVAQGEAIDAGRAQERNQLFVLRDGLAPGTVSAEDRMTMEVVAMLFEFILEDEQIPVRLRDRIGRLQVPILKAALLDPTLMHDEAHPARQLLNRLASAAVAADPLGKEGRELTGEIERIVDHILRGFDRDMAIFAASLKGFESFLAQHLRQDHAHTAPGVEAVEMAEKISILLTNITGELCGALVPLNADKRITDFIIHVWPQVLVRAAWADRDRKIDCAQADSAFQAYRAVLPDLLWSIQGKHNPQDRAALIRLLPDLVKRLNQAMRLIQMPEEDSRQIMDQLVTMHTQMLRGQQKDAAQPVARARLEQDFGHLAISWERVAWTQAESPQPRPDLIEEVVAHYGVPAALHLGVNTVAAAAADREFLAQTYLIGTRVEMRADQRTMPAQLVWISTHRSLYLFRQDDGGLAIYTSAALLEALRDAAIVPVEYAPVFERAVESLLFGADKIRSGVA, via the coding sequence ATGGCAGACACTGAATACAAACGGCTGCTCGATTCCGCGAAGGACCGCGCTTTTTTCGGATTTCTGGCGCTGATCCAGCGTGCCATGCAGGATGCGGACAAGGCGGCCGGCACCCAGCAGGCGGCGGCCTCCGGCCTCAGCCAAAGTGCGCTGATGTCGTTACGGCATTTCTTGCGCCAGGACAGCAGCGTCTTGCTGCGGCGCGTCGAGACCTTGCTGCGCACCTACCTGGACCGCGCGATGCAAACCATGTATGTCGACCTGCGTCCCGGCTTGCACAATGTGACGGCGGACGATTTATCGCTGATCGACGACGAGGCGGTCAACCTCCAAATCGAGGTCGGGCGCCTGGCGCAGCGCATGCGCGACGCGGACGCGGAAGGCATCGGCCGCCTGAATGTCATCATTTCGCAGATGCATGGTCACCACGATGCCAAGGAGCGCGAAAATCCATTCCGTCCCTACCTGCTGGCGCGCGTGCTGTACGAGGCGGTGCGCGATACGGTCGGAGACGAGGCGAAGGTGCGCTTGCTGTTCGAGCATCTGGCCGAAGCGCTGCTTCCGCATCTGCCCGGCTATTACGGCGCGATCAGGCAGGTGTTCGAATCGTCCGGCGTGCATGGGAAATTCATTGCCCAGCAATCGCGGGCCGCGCATTTCCAGCGCTATTACGGCGCGCCGGCAGCGGGCGCGTCCGCGCAGTTCGCCTCGCGCGTCATTCCGGAGCTGCAGCGCATGGTCGAGGTGTTGCAGCAGAACGCCTCAGCACACGATATCGCCGGCGGCCAGACCGTGCATGACATGATCCGCGCCATGCTGGGCGCCGCCCGGCCTGCGCCGCGTGGCGCCGCCGGCACGGCACGGAGCGGCATGGTCGATGCCGCGGGCCAGGGCTCAGCTTCCCTGGCGGCCCGGCTTGGCGAGTACCAGAAAAAGGTGGCGCAGGGCGAAGCGATCGATGCCGGCCGGGCGCAGGAGCGCAACCAGCTGTTCGTGTTGCGCGACGGGCTGGCGCCCGGGACGGTATCGGCCGAGGATCGCATGACCATGGAAGTGGTTGCGATGTTGTTCGAATTTATCCTGGAGGACGAGCAGATTCCTGTCCGGCTGCGGGATCGTATCGGACGCCTGCAAGTCCCGATTCTCAAGGCGGCTTTGCTCGATCCTACGCTCATGCACGACGAGGCCCATCCGGCGCGCCAGCTGCTGAACCGACTGGCGTCGGCGGCGGTTGCGGCCGACCCGTTGGGCAAGGAGGGGCGCGAACTCACCGGCGAAATCGAGCGCATCGTCGATCATATCCTGCGCGGCTTCGACCGAGACATGGCGATCTTCGCCGCCAGCCTGAAAGGTTTCGAATCCTTCCTCGCGCAGCACTTGCGCCAGGATCACGCCCACACCGCGCCAGGCGTCGAGGCAGTGGAGATGGCGGAAAAGATCAGCATCCTTCTGACCAATATCACCGGCGAGCTGTGCGGCGCGCTGGTGCCGCTCAATGCCGACAAGCGCATCACCGATTTCATCATCCACGTCTGGCCGCAGGTGCTGGTGCGCGCAGCCTGGGCCGACCGCGACAGGAAGATCGATTGCGCGCAGGCGGACAGCGCCTTCCAGGCTTACCGCGCGGTTCTTCCCGATTTGTTGTGGAGTATCCAGGGCAAGCACAATCCGCAGGACAGGGCGGCGCTGATCCGCCTGCTGCCGGATCTGGTCAAGCGCCTGAACCAGGCCATGCGCCTGATCCAGATGCCGGAAGAGGACAGCCGCCAGATCATGGATCAACTGGTGACGATGCATACCCAGATGCTGCGAGGCCAGCAGAAGGATGCCGCGCAGCCGGTCGCGCGCGCCAGGCTGGAGCAGGATTTCGGGCATCTTGCGATCAGCTGGGAGCGCGTGGCCTGGACTCAGGCCGAATCGCCCCAGCCGCGCCCCGACCTGATCGAGGAAGTGGTGGCGCATTATGGCGTGCCCGCCGCGCTGCATTTGGGCGTCAATACCGTGGCCGCGGCGGCCGCGGACCGGGAATTCCTTGCGCAGACCTACCTGATCGGCACGCGCGTGGAAATGCGCGCGGACCAGAGGACAATGCCGGCGCAACTAGTGTGGATCAGCACGCACCGCTCGCTCTACCTGTTCCGCCAGGACGACGGCGGGCTCGCGATCTATACCAGCGCCGCGCTGCTCGAAGCGCTGCGCGACGCGGCCATCGTGCCGGTGGAATATGCGCCGGTATTCGAGCGCGCGGTCGAGTCGCTGCTGTTTGGCGCGGACAAGATCCGCAGTGGCGTGGCGTGA